The following proteins come from a genomic window of Bradyrhizobium paxllaeri:
- a CDS encoding intradiol ring-cleavage dioxygenase, which produces MRQFSETELTAAVIRSFDNTPDPRAKFLLQELVKSLHDYVRNTDLTFEEWEYAIDFLTRTGQKCTPIRQEFILLSDVLGVSMLVDAVNHREREGATETTVLGPFYVGEHKVTPHGTDISADLPGERMFVQSRVTDLEGKPLANVPVDIWHADGDGFYDSQKPAYATQGPSSRARFITDADGRFFFRTILPCSYPIPTDGPVGEMIVQTSRHPMRPAHVHFLVNAPGHQPLITHVFIDGDKYLDSDVVFGVKDELVARIEKRTDSKMPDGKPASAPWHLMTYEFRMKPGDGNAPKPMMAKAAEDA; this is translated from the coding sequence ATGCGCCAATTCAGCGAAACCGAACTGACCGCCGCCGTGATCCGCAGCTTCGACAATACGCCTGATCCGCGCGCCAAATTCCTGCTGCAGGAACTCGTGAAGTCGCTGCACGACTATGTCCGCAACACCGACCTCACTTTCGAGGAATGGGAATATGCGATCGATTTCCTGACGCGGACGGGCCAGAAATGCACCCCGATCCGGCAGGAATTCATCCTGCTGTCCGACGTGCTCGGCGTATCGATGCTGGTCGATGCCGTGAACCACAGGGAACGCGAGGGCGCCACCGAGACCACGGTGCTCGGCCCGTTCTATGTCGGCGAGCACAAGGTCACGCCGCATGGCACGGACATCTCCGCCGATCTGCCCGGCGAGCGGATGTTCGTGCAGAGCCGTGTCACCGACCTCGAGGGCAAGCCGCTGGCGAATGTGCCGGTCGACATCTGGCATGCCGATGGCGACGGCTTCTATGATTCCCAGAAGCCGGCCTATGCGACGCAGGGCCCGTCGTCGCGGGCGCGCTTCATCACCGACGCGGACGGAAGGTTCTTCTTCCGCACCATCCTGCCGTGCAGCTATCCGATTCCGACCGACGGCCCGGTCGGCGAGATGATTGTGCAGACGAGTCGCCATCCGATGCGGCCGGCGCATGTGCATTTCCTGGTCAATGCGCCCGGCCATCAGCCGCTGATCACCCACGTCTTCATCGACGGCGACAAATATCTCGATTCCGACGTGGTGTTTGGCGTCAAGGACGAGTTGGTCGCCCGGATTGAAAAACGCACGGATTCGAAAATGCCGGACGGCAAGCCGGCCAGCGCGCCATGGCACCTGATGACCTACGAATTCCGGATGAAGCCGGGCGACGGAAACGCGCCGAAGCCGATGATGGCGAAGGCCGCTGAAGACGCGTAA
- a CDS encoding CmpA/NrtA family ABC transporter substrate-binding protein codes for MTKPTLPTSRRGLSRRQLLKAAGGTAALLAAAKLNFPAGAFAQGAGPEVTKATLGFIALSDAGPLFVAKDKGLFAKYGMPDVEVAKQASWGTTRDNLVLGSEGNGIDGAHILTPMPYLISAGKVTQNNVPTPMYILARLNLDSQCISVAKEYADLKLGVDASPFKAALEKKKASGKAVKAAMTFPGGTHDLWIRYWLAAGGIDPDKDIETIVVPPPQMVANMKVGTMDCFCVGEPWNLQLINQGIGYTAVNTGELWNKHPEKSLGMRAAFVDKYPKAAKAILKAVMEAQQWADKAENKKELATIMGKRQWMNCPVEDVYDRSAGKFDYGIPGKVVENSPHIMKYWRDFASYPFQSHDLWFMTEDIRWGKYEAGFDSKALVAKVNREDMWREAAKEMGVPASEIPTSTSRGKETFFDGKVFDPENPAAYLKSLSIKRVDV; via the coding sequence ATGACGAAACCCACCCTCCCGACCTCACGCCGTGGTCTGAGCCGCCGCCAGCTTCTGAAGGCGGCCGGTGGCACGGCGGCATTGCTCGCCGCGGCCAAGCTGAATTTCCCGGCCGGCGCGTTTGCGCAAGGCGCGGGTCCGGAAGTGACCAAGGCGACGCTCGGGTTCATCGCGCTCAGCGACGCCGGGCCGCTGTTCGTCGCCAAGGACAAGGGGCTGTTCGCCAAATACGGCATGCCCGACGTCGAGGTTGCCAAGCAGGCCTCGTGGGGCACGACGCGCGACAACCTCGTGCTCGGCTCGGAAGGCAACGGCATCGATGGCGCGCACATCCTGACGCCGATGCCGTATCTGATCTCGGCCGGCAAGGTGACGCAGAACAACGTTCCGACGCCGATGTACATCCTGGCGCGGCTCAATCTCGACAGCCAGTGCATTTCGGTCGCGAAGGAATATGCCGACCTGAAACTCGGCGTCGACGCTTCGCCCTTCAAGGCGGCCCTGGAAAAGAAGAAGGCATCGGGCAAGGCGGTAAAGGCTGCAATGACCTTCCCCGGCGGCACCCATGATCTCTGGATCCGCTATTGGCTCGCGGCCGGCGGCATCGATCCTGACAAGGATATCGAGACCATCGTGGTGCCGCCGCCGCAGATGGTGGCCAACATGAAGGTCGGCACCATGGATTGCTTCTGCGTCGGCGAGCCCTGGAATCTGCAGCTCATCAACCAGGGCATCGGCTACACCGCTGTTAACACCGGCGAACTCTGGAACAAGCATCCGGAGAAGTCGCTCGGCATGCGCGCCGCCTTCGTCGACAAATATCCGAAGGCCGCCAAGGCGATCCTGAAGGCGGTGATGGAGGCGCAGCAATGGGCCGACAAGGCCGAGAACAAGAAAGAGCTCGCCACCATCATGGGCAAGCGGCAGTGGATGAACTGCCCGGTCGAAGACGTCTACGACCGTTCGGCCGGCAAGTTCGACTACGGCATTCCCGGCAAGGTGGTCGAGAACTCGCCGCACATCATGAAGTATTGGCGCGACTTCGCCTCCTATCCGTTCCAGAGCCACGATCTGTGGTTCATGACGGAGGACATCCGCTGGGGCAAATACGAAGCCGGCTTCGACAGCAAGGCACTGGTTGCCAAGGTCAACCGTGAGGACATGTGGCGCGAGGCGGCCAAGGAAATGGGCGTTCCTGCGTCCGAAATCCCTACCTCCACCTCGCGCGGCAAGGAGACCTTCTTCGACGGCAAGGTGTTCGATCCGGAAAACCCCGCCGCCTATCTGAAGTCCCTTTCGATCAAGCGTGTTGATGTCTGA
- the ntrB gene encoding nitrate ABC transporter permease encodes MTMPAIKAEATAVAIPTTSPATAAPVVTMTPKQAPRAEKYVKMAKEAAVRVVPPLIVLALLMLFWELVCRRTGSTLPPPSKVFKDTRELIFDPFFDNGGIDKGLFWHLSASLQRVAYGYSIAAIVGIALGTLVGQSVWAMRGLDPLFQVLRTIPPLAWLPLSLAAFRDGQPSAIFVIFITSVWPIIINTAVGIRNIPQDYRNVAAVVQLNPLEFFSKIMIPAAAPYIFTGLRIGIGLSWLAIVAAEMLIGGVGIGFFIWDAWNSSHISEIILALFYVGIIGFVLDRLIAGLAKFVTRGTALN; translated from the coding sequence ATGACAATGCCTGCGATCAAAGCCGAAGCCACCGCGGTGGCCATTCCGACCACCTCGCCGGCCACGGCGGCGCCCGTGGTGACGATGACGCCGAAGCAGGCGCCTCGTGCCGAGAAGTACGTCAAGATGGCGAAGGAGGCCGCGGTGCGCGTCGTGCCGCCGCTGATCGTGCTTGCGCTGTTGATGCTGTTCTGGGAGCTGGTCTGCCGCCGCACCGGCTCGACGCTCCCGCCGCCGTCGAAAGTCTTCAAGGACACCAGGGAACTGATCTTCGATCCGTTCTTCGATAATGGCGGCATCGACAAGGGACTGTTCTGGCATTTGTCCGCCTCGCTCCAGCGCGTTGCCTATGGTTATTCGATTGCCGCCATTGTCGGCATCGCGCTCGGTACACTGGTCGGGCAGTCGGTGTGGGCGATGCGCGGGCTCGATCCGCTGTTCCAGGTGTTGCGCACCATCCCGCCGCTGGCCTGGCTGCCGCTGTCGCTCGCCGCGTTCCGCGACGGTCAGCCCTCGGCGATCTTCGTCATCTTCATCACCTCGGTATGGCCGATCATCATCAACACCGCGGTCGGCATCCGCAACATCCCGCAGGATTACCGCAACGTCGCAGCCGTCGTGCAGCTCAATCCGCTGGAGTTCTTCTCCAAGATCATGATCCCGGCCGCCGCGCCCTACATCTTCACGGGCCTGCGCATCGGCATCGGCCTGTCGTGGCTTGCGATCGTCGCAGCAGAGATGCTGATCGGCGGCGTTGGCATCGGCTTCTTCATCTGGGACGCCTGGAACTCCTCGCACATCAGCGAAATCATCCTGGCGCTGTTCTATGTCGGCATCATCGGCTTCGTGCTCGATCGCCTGATTGCAGGGCTGGCCAAGTTCGTGACCCGCGGCACCGCACTGAACTGA
- a CDS encoding ABC transporter ATP-binding protein produces the protein MQAYLKLDHIDKTFTRGNATTEVLKDINLTIGKGEYVSIIGHSGCGKSTLLNIVAGLTGATNGGVLLENREVNSPGPDRAVVFQNHSLLPWLTVYENVRLGVDKVFASTKTRAERDAWVMHNLNLVQMAHAKDKRPSEISGGMKQRVGIARALAMEPKVLLLDEPFGALDALTRAHLQDSVMALHQKLGNTILMITHDVDEAVLLSDRIVMMTNGPSARVGEVLEVPLARPRKRLELATSPGYLKCRQRVLEFLYERHRFVEAA, from the coding sequence ATGCAGGCCTATCTGAAGCTCGACCACATCGACAAGACCTTCACCCGCGGCAACGCCACCACCGAGGTGCTGAAGGACATCAACCTGACGATCGGGAAGGGCGAATACGTCTCGATCATCGGCCATTCCGGCTGCGGCAAGTCCACGCTGCTCAACATCGTGGCCGGCCTCACCGGCGCCACTAATGGCGGTGTGCTGCTGGAGAACCGCGAGGTCAATTCGCCGGGGCCGGATCGCGCGGTGGTGTTCCAGAACCACAGCCTGCTGCCTTGGCTAACGGTCTATGAGAACGTCCGGCTCGGCGTCGACAAGGTGTTTGCCTCAACCAAGACCCGTGCCGAGCGCGATGCCTGGGTGATGCACAATCTCAACCTGGTCCAGATGGCCCACGCCAAGGACAAGCGTCCATCGGAAATCTCCGGCGGCATGAAGCAGCGCGTCGGCATCGCGCGCGCGCTTGCGATGGAGCCGAAGGTGCTTCTGCTCGACGAGCCCTTTGGCGCGCTGGATGCACTGACCCGCGCGCATCTGCAGGACTCGGTGATGGCGCTGCATCAGAAGCTCGGCAACACCATCCTGATGATCACCCACGACGTCGACGAGGCCGTACTGCTGTCGGACCGCATCGTGATGATGACCAACGGCCCGAGCGCGCGGGTCGGTGAGGTGCTGGAGGTGCCGCTGGCGCGTCCGCGCAAGCGGCTCGAACTCGCGACCAGCCCCGGCTACCTCAAGTGCCGGCAGCGCGTGCTCGAGTTCCTCTACGAGCGGCATCGCTTCGTCGAGGCGGCGTAG
- a CDS encoding RidA family protein: MAQIIRHNPEAVHAPSSGYSMGLELSQHRRLLFVSGQVPENSDGSVPEGFEAQCEQAWHNVIAVLAAAGLGVEHLVKINTFLTDKSQVMPNRAIRRKMLQGHEPASTVMIAETVDSKWLLEIEAIAAE, from the coding sequence ATGGCTCAAATTATCAGGCACAATCCCGAAGCGGTTCACGCGCCTTCCAGCGGCTACAGCATGGGGCTGGAGCTTTCTCAGCACCGCCGGCTGCTGTTCGTCAGCGGCCAGGTGCCGGAAAATTCCGACGGCAGCGTGCCTGAGGGTTTCGAGGCGCAATGCGAGCAGGCCTGGCACAACGTCATCGCGGTGCTCGCCGCTGCCGGCCTCGGCGTCGAGCATCTGGTCAAGATCAATACGTTTCTGACCGACAAAAGCCAGGTCATGCCCAACCGCGCCATTCGCCGCAAGATGCTGCAGGGGCATGAACCGGCGTCGACGGTGATGATCGCCGAAACGGTCGACAGCAAATGGCTGCTGGAGATCGAGGCGATCGCCGCGGAATGA
- a CDS encoding L-2-amino-thiazoline-4-carboxylic acid hydrolase encodes MTQIHPFYEAHRGAMETVMRERLDLAEAMLRDRANLVDVDRISQEVMDEFEIVLSQMPYVGGPASRMSDFFMRLLGFMAIGRVLRRHGVSLPVIGDIERESYKAQLLMVPEAERLASGRQFMSSENQALLREQAAKSQAEEYPEDFVYDFVEPGADDNFDFGINYNGCGFCKFASRHGDREILPHICGLDFVAYAARGIRLERTQTLAGGASHCNFRFSRIEQETN; translated from the coding sequence ATGACTCAAATTCATCCCTTCTACGAGGCGCATCGTGGTGCAATGGAGACCGTCATGCGCGAGCGTCTCGACCTTGCCGAAGCGATGTTGCGCGACCGCGCGAACCTTGTTGACGTGGACAGGATCAGCCAGGAGGTGATGGACGAGTTCGAGATCGTGCTCAGCCAGATGCCTTATGTCGGCGGCCCAGCCAGCCGCATGAGCGATTTCTTCATGCGTCTACTGGGTTTTATGGCCATCGGCCGCGTGCTCCGGCGACACGGCGTGTCGCTGCCCGTGATCGGCGACATCGAGCGAGAGAGCTATAAGGCGCAGTTGCTCATGGTGCCCGAGGCCGAACGGCTCGCCTCAGGGCGTCAGTTCATGTCTTCCGAGAACCAGGCACTGCTGCGTGAGCAGGCGGCAAAAAGCCAGGCGGAAGAATATCCAGAAGATTTCGTCTACGATTTCGTCGAGCCCGGCGCCGACGACAACTTCGATTTCGGTATCAACTACAATGGCTGCGGTTTCTGCAAATTCGCATCACGTCACGGAGATCGGGAAATCCTGCCGCACATTTGCGGGCTCGATTTTGTGGCTTACGCCGCGCGCGGGATTCGTTTGGAGCGGACGCAAACGCTGGCGGGCGGCGCGAGCCACTGCAATTTTCGCTTCTCGCGGATCGAACAGGAGACAAACTGA
- a CDS encoding LysR family transcriptional regulator: MTYILPPLNALRAFEAAARHLSFKLAAHELHVTPAAVGQQVKSLEARLGVRLFERLHKQLVLTEAGQAYLPEISGGFRRIASATAKLKPVGAVLLQLGVHGSFDLRRLGLAEFRSSHEEIGLRVLQPAGLAELIEGKIDVLIARGLGNHPGYRCDRVSEGSGLGDWLIAPAGTADCPEIASFRDWLRGLPAENSLAPQRRRVVGIVRN, encoded by the coding sequence ATGACCTACATCCTTCCACCGCTCAATGCGCTCCGCGCGTTCGAAGCCGCGGCGCGGCATCTCAGCTTCAAGCTCGCGGCGCATGAGTTGCATGTGACGCCTGCCGCCGTGGGGCAGCAGGTCAAATCGCTGGAGGCGCGGCTGGGCGTCCGCCTGTTCGAACGGCTGCATAAGCAGCTTGTGCTGACCGAGGCCGGCCAGGCCTATCTGCCGGAAATTTCCGGCGGCTTTCGCCGCATCGCCAGCGCGACCGCGAAATTGAAGCCGGTGGGCGCGGTGCTGCTGCAACTCGGCGTGCACGGCAGCTTCGATCTGCGACGCCTGGGGCTGGCGGAGTTTCGAAGCAGCCACGAAGAAATCGGCTTGCGGGTGCTGCAGCCCGCCGGCCTGGCCGAGCTGATCGAGGGCAAGATCGATGTGCTGATCGCGCGCGGGCTCGGCAATCATCCAGGCTACCGCTGCGATCGCGTGAGCGAAGGATCCGGGCTCGGCGACTGGTTGATTGCGCCAGCCGGCACCGCGGATTGTCCGGAAATCGCAAGCTTCCGCGATTGGCTGCGCGGTTTGCCCGCCGAGAATTCACTCGCGCCGCAGCGTCGTCGCGTGGTCGGCATCGTCAGAAACTGA
- a CDS encoding aldo/keto reductase, with translation MKQKKFGAGGANVSVIGQGTWYLDRGDRKAAIAALRRGVEAGMTHIDTAEMYGDAEPVIADAIAGLSREKLFLVSKVLPSNASRRGTITACERSLKRLKTDYLDCYLLHWRGSYPFEETVAAFDELVRSGKIRSWGVSNFDEDDLDELLDVAGEGKIACNQVLYHLQERAIEHAVIPWCEKHGVAVVAYSPFGHDEFPSPRSKGGEVLQAIADAHKATPRQVALAFLTRAATVLAIPKASSAEHAADNAGAGDLKLSEQEIAALDKAFPRGPKPRGLPML, from the coding sequence GTGAAGCAGAAAAAATTCGGTGCTGGTGGCGCGAACGTTTCCGTGATCGGGCAGGGCACCTGGTATCTCGACCGCGGCGACCGCAAGGCGGCGATCGCGGCGCTCCGCCGCGGCGTCGAGGCCGGCATGACGCATATCGACACCGCCGAGATGTACGGCGATGCCGAGCCTGTGATCGCGGATGCCATCGCAGGGCTCTCGCGCGAAAAACTTTTCCTCGTTTCAAAGGTGCTGCCGAGCAACGCCTCGCGTCGCGGCACCATCACCGCCTGCGAGCGTTCGCTGAAGCGGCTGAAGACCGATTATCTCGACTGCTATCTCCTGCACTGGCGCGGCTCCTATCCGTTCGAGGAGACGGTGGCGGCGTTCGACGAACTGGTGAGAAGCGGAAAAATCCGCTCCTGGGGCGTCAGCAATTTCGACGAGGACGATCTCGACGAATTGCTCGACGTCGCAGGCGAGGGCAAGATCGCCTGCAATCAGGTGCTCTACCATCTGCAGGAACGCGCGATCGAGCACGCGGTGATCCCGTGGTGCGAGAAGCATGGCGTCGCCGTCGTCGCCTATTCGCCGTTCGGGCATGACGAGTTTCCCTCGCCGCGCAGCAAGGGCGGCGAGGTGCTGCAGGCCATCGCGGATGCGCACAAGGCAACGCCGCGCCAGGTCGCGCTGGCGTTTCTCACGCGTGCAGCTACGGTGCTCGCGATTCCCAAGGCCTCAAGCGCGGAACATGCCGCTGACAATGCAGGGGCAGGGGATCTGAAACTCAGCGAGCAGGAGATCGCCGCGCTCGACAAGGCCTTTCCGCGCGGGCCCAAGCCGCGCGGCTTGCCGATGCTCTGA
- a CDS encoding DMT family transporter, producing MPLPEKRSTIRKAPARADRPFKGIALVLASTVFLGASDVTAKYLSATLPSIEIAWIRFLVFAMIMTPAMMPGSPLFAMQTGRLGLHLLRGLTILGSSLFFISGLRYLPIAEASATGFVAPLLVTALSIIFLSEKVGLRRWIATGVGLVGVIIILRPGTSAFHPAAFFPLVSALAWACTLIITRMMSGTERAVTVMAYSSIVGLCILSALVPFVWVTPTWHDIAFGIFIGIASTAGQWIVVLAFRYADASVLAPFSYTQLLWVSILGFFIFGEVPDVYTITGAAFIVASGLYTAHRERVRRSQLLAVSGEPSPNA from the coding sequence CTGCCTTTGCCCGAAAAGAGGTCGACGATCCGCAAGGCGCCCGCGCGCGCCGACCGGCCGTTCAAGGGCATCGCGCTGGTGCTGGCCTCGACGGTATTTCTCGGCGCCTCCGACGTGACGGCGAAATATCTCTCGGCGACACTGCCCTCGATCGAGATCGCCTGGATCCGCTTTCTCGTGTTCGCGATGATCATGACGCCGGCGATGATGCCGGGCTCGCCGCTGTTTGCGATGCAGACGGGCCGGCTAGGCCTGCATCTCCTGCGCGGCCTGACGATCCTGGGCTCGTCGCTGTTCTTCATCTCCGGCCTGCGCTACCTGCCGATTGCGGAGGCCTCCGCCACCGGCTTCGTTGCGCCGCTGCTCGTCACCGCGCTGTCGATCATCTTCCTCAGCGAGAAGGTCGGCCTGCGCCGCTGGATCGCGACCGGCGTTGGCCTCGTCGGCGTCATCATCATCCTGCGTCCGGGCACCAGCGCGTTTCATCCCGCGGCGTTCTTTCCGCTGGTCTCGGCGCTGGCCTGGGCCTGCACGCTGATCATCACGCGGATGATGAGCGGCACCGAGCGCGCCGTCACCGTGATGGCCTATTCGTCGATCGTGGGTCTGTGCATTCTTTCCGCGCTGGTGCCGTTCGTCTGGGTGACGCCGACCTGGCACGACATCGCCTTCGGCATTTTTATCGGCATTGCCTCGACCGCGGGGCAGTGGATCGTGGTGCTGGCGTTCCGCTATGCCGACGCTTCCGTGCTGGCGCCGTTCTCCTACACGCAATTGCTGTGGGTGAGCATTCTCGGCTTCTTCATCTTCGGCGAAGTGCCTGACGTCTACACCATCACCGGCGCGGCCTTCATCGTCGCCAGCGGCCTCTACACCGCCCATCGCGAGCGGGTCAGGCGCTCGCAGCTTCTGGCTGTTTCGGGCGAGCCGTCCCCGAACGCCTGA
- a CDS encoding autotransporter outer membrane beta-barrel domain-containing protein, whose amino-acid sequence MPAVLVGLCLSTTQARAACAPDPASSGDTVTCSGNTPAGFQAGFGVDTLTVNVVSGATVSDGGGGVAIGVLDFSTVNNLAGGTITVGPNSAGVSVQGEHGTVSNAGTINVGDFGAGIDVFGNDAKITSSGTINVQDSAAGIAAQGDRALITHSGTINGTVASVGIAYNGVSATINNSGSILLGDDARGIFAFADSATITNSGTITVGSGFAAGIDVSSFVGSNTVINTGTINVGAGGFGIGILLSGTGTVFNSGTINAAAGFAAIELCGCGSSTLTLGPGSVINGLVLGNGTDTLELGGTGKDTFNLSLIGAGQQYDGFSTFNKVGSSNWTVTGTGTQDWNVLGGTLAVNGVINGLVTVNAGGTLGGTGIIDDVVVNGGTLAPGNSIGTINVAGSLTFTAASSYMVEISGASSDLTVVAGVATLGGATVVVIPAGTVTKQYTILTATGGVAGTFNPVVSSASPNLNASLSYDLNNVYLNIALSYGGGLNVNQQNVANTLTNFFNTTGGLPASFASLSPAGLTQVSGELATGSQQATFDAMNLFLSLISDPFVAGRGGGFGGNASAVPFAEESALGYAAKKRGAARDAFAKFPIKADIARNDLFDQRWSVWGSAYGGGSNTSGNAALGSNDATARVFGFAVGADYRLSPDTLAGFALAGGGTNFSVSGFGSGRSDLFQAGAFVRHNMGAAYITAAAAYGWQDVTTERTVTVAGFERLRAQFNANAWSGRIESGYRYVTPWMGITPYAAGQFTTYSLPAYAEQVLAGAGTFALNYAAKDVTASRTELGIRTDKSWAVQNGILTLRGRTAWAHDFNTDRNVTALFQTLPGVAFVVNGAAQAHDSALLTGAAEMKWLNGWSAAAIFEGQFSDVTNSYAGKGVVRYSW is encoded by the coding sequence ATGCCGGCGGTTCTGGTTGGGCTGTGCCTTTCGACGACTCAAGCCCGCGCGGCCTGCGCGCCCGATCCGGCATCGAGCGGCGACACCGTCACCTGCAGCGGCAACACGCCGGCCGGATTTCAGGCCGGCTTCGGCGTCGACACTCTCACCGTCAACGTCGTGTCCGGGGCGACGGTTAGCGATGGCGGCGGCGGTGTCGCGATCGGTGTCCTGGATTTCAGCACGGTCAACAATCTCGCCGGCGGTACCATCACCGTTGGCCCCAATTCCGCGGGCGTCTCGGTGCAGGGCGAGCACGGGACCGTCAGTAACGCCGGCACGATCAACGTGGGCGATTTTGGCGCCGGCATCGATGTGTTTGGCAACGACGCAAAGATTACGAGCAGCGGGACGATCAACGTGCAGGACAGCGCGGCCGGGATTGCCGCGCAGGGCGACCGCGCCCTGATCACCCATTCCGGCACCATCAACGGCACCGTTGCCAGCGTGGGCATCGCCTATAACGGCGTGTCCGCTACGATCAACAACAGCGGCAGCATCCTTCTCGGCGATGATGCCAGGGGCATCTTCGCCTTCGCCGATTCCGCCACCATCACCAACAGCGGCACCATCACCGTCGGAAGTGGCTTCGCCGCCGGCATAGACGTCAGCAGTTTCGTCGGCAGCAATACCGTCATCAACACCGGAACGATCAACGTCGGCGCGGGCGGGTTCGGCATCGGCATACTGCTGAGCGGCACCGGTACGGTCTTCAATTCTGGCACCATCAACGCCGCAGCAGGATTCGCGGCGATTGAACTCTGCGGCTGCGGCAGCAGCACGCTGACGCTCGGGCCCGGCAGCGTCATCAACGGGCTCGTGCTCGGCAATGGCACGGATACGCTCGAACTCGGCGGCACCGGCAAGGATACGTTCAACCTCAGCCTGATCGGCGCCGGCCAGCAATATGACGGCTTCTCGACCTTCAACAAGGTCGGCAGCTCGAACTGGACCGTAACCGGCACCGGCACGCAGGACTGGAACGTGCTCGGCGGCACGCTCGCGGTGAATGGCGTCATCAACGGTCTCGTGACCGTGAACGCCGGCGGCACGCTCGGCGGCACCGGCATCATCGACGACGTCGTCGTCAATGGCGGCACGCTGGCGCCGGGCAATTCGATCGGCACCATCAACGTGGCGGGCAGCCTGACGTTCACGGCGGCGTCGAGCTATATGGTCGAGATTTCGGGCGCGAGCAGCGACCTGACCGTGGTCGCCGGCGTAGCCACGCTTGGCGGCGCGACTGTTGTTGTCATTCCAGCCGGTACGGTGACGAAGCAGTACACGATCCTGACCGCGACCGGCGGTGTAGCCGGCACGTTTAACCCGGTCGTGTCGAGCGCTTCGCCCAATCTCAACGCAAGCCTCAGTTACGACCTCAATAACGTCTACCTGAATATCGCGCTGAGCTACGGCGGCGGCCTCAACGTCAACCAGCAGAACGTCGCCAACACCCTGACCAATTTCTTCAACACGACCGGCGGCCTTCCGGCTTCGTTCGCCTCGCTCTCGCCGGCCGGCCTGACCCAGGTCTCCGGCGAACTGGCGACCGGATCGCAGCAGGCGACCTTCGACGCCATGAACCTGTTCCTCTCGCTGATCTCGGATCCGTTCGTGGCGGGCCGCGGCGGCGGCTTCGGTGGTAATGCCAGCGCTGTCCCGTTCGCCGAAGAGAGCGCGCTTGGCTATGCCGCGAAGAAGCGCGGCGCCGCGCGCGATGCCTTCGCCAAGTTCCCGATCAAGGCGGATATCGCGCGCAACGATCTATTCGATCAGCGCTGGAGCGTCTGGGGCTCCGCTTACGGCGGCGGCAGCAACACGTCAGGCAATGCCGCACTTGGATCGAACGACGCCACCGCGCGCGTGTTCGGCTTTGCGGTCGGGGCCGACTATCGTCTCTCGCCCGACACGCTGGCCGGCTTCGCGCTCGCCGGCGGCGGCACCAATTTCAGCGTTTCGGGTTTCGGCTCGGGCCGCTCGGATCTGTTCCAGGCCGGCGCCTTCGTGCGTCACAACATGGGAGCGGCCTACATCACCGCCGCTGCCGCCTATGGCTGGCAGGACGTGACCACGGAGCGCACCGTCACGGTGGCCGGCTTCGAGCGCCTGCGCGCCCAGTTCAACGCCAATGCCTGGTCCGGTCGCATCGAGAGCGGTTACCGCTACGTGACGCCGTGGATGGGCATCACACCCTATGCCGCCGGCCAGTTCACCACCTACAGCCTGCCGGCCTATGCCGAGCAGGTGCTGGCGGGCGCCGGCACCTTCGCGCTGAATTATGCGGCCAAGGACGTCACCGCGTCGCGCACCGAGCTCGGCATTCGCACCGACAAGTCCTGGGCCGTGCAGAACGGCATTCTGACGCTCCGCGGCCGCACCGCCTGGGCGCATGATTTCAACACCGACCGCAATGTCACGGCGCTGTTCCAGACGCTGCCGGGCGTGGCCTTTGTCGTCAATGGCGCGGCGCAGGCGCATGACTCTGCGCTTCTGACCGGCGCCGCCGAGATGAAATGGCTGAACGGCTGGTCCGCCGCGGCGATCTTCGAAGGCCAGTTCTCGGACGTCACCAACTCCTACGCCGGCAAGGGTGTGGTGCGCTATTCGTGGTGA